The Scyliorhinus torazame isolate Kashiwa2021f chromosome X, sScyTor2.1, whole genome shotgun sequence genome has a segment encoding these proteins:
- the naca gene encoding nascent polypeptide-associated complex subunit alpha isoform X4, whose translation MPGEATETVPATEQEMQQPQAETEEHSDVSPSPASGGESTAPSELTPATDSTESAVTEVASEVSQTETTTENAVSQAVQELSAGAGAPASEAPAVPDAVQAPASPVSPEKSVQTAATIETCSEHESVSSAKSNAPVTDFPSSFTLPSASDQLTAPSPESSSAAQIDDDEMPPLISAIDETPVREAPAPCVIEKAIPKTASTGKEPVAKQNDQGSGTESDSDESVPELEEQDTAQSATQQAQLAAAAEIDEEPVSKAKQSRSEKKARKAMSKLGLRQVTGVTRVTIRKSKNILFVITKPDVYKSPASDTYIVFGEAKIEDLSQQAQLAAAEKFKVQGESVANIQENTQTPTVQEESEDEEVDETGVEVKDIELVMSQANVSRAKAVRALKNNNNDIVNAIMELTM comes from the exons ATGCCTGGTGAAGCTACAGAAACTGTTCCTGCCACAGAGCAAGAAATGCAACAGCCTCAAGCTGAAACAG AAGAACACAGTGATGTCAGCCCTTCTCCTGCCTCTGGGGGAGAAAGCACTGCTCCGAGCGAACTGACTCCAGCTACTGACTCAACAGAATCGGCTGTTACTGAGGTGGCAAGTGAAGTTTCCCAGACTGAGACCACCACTGAGAATGCAGTGTCTCAGGCTGTTCAGGAGCTTTCAG CTGGGGCTGGTGCGCCTGCCTCAGAAGCTCCTGCTGTGCCTGATGCAGTCCAAGCACCTGCATCCCCCGTTTCTCCTGAGAAGTCTGTTCAAACTGCAG CTACTATTGAAACCTGTTCTGAGCATGAATCAGTTTCTTCAGCCA AATCTAACGCACCTGTCACTGACTTTCCATCATCTTTCACTCTTCCGTCTGCCTCTGATCAACTCACTGCCCCATCCCCTGAATCATCTTCAGCTGCCCAAATTGATGATGATGAGATGCCACCATTGATTTCTGCTATCGACGAGACTCCCGTCCGCGAAGCTCCTGCCCCATGTGTTATTGAGAAGGCAATTCCCAAGACTGCTTCAACTGGAAAGGAGCCTGTGGCGAAGCAGAATGATCAGG GGTCTGGGACAGAATCGGACAGCGATGAGTCGGTACCAGAACTGGAGGAACAGGATACAGCGCAGTCAGCGACACAGCAAGCTCAG CTTGCAGCTGCAGCTGAAATAGATGAAGAACCAGTCAGCAAAGCAAAACAGAGCAGAAGTGAAAAGAAGGCACGGAAA GCGATGTCAAAACTAGGTCTTCGTCAGGTTACTGGGGTAACCAGAGTCACGATAAGGAAATCTAAAAACATCTTGTTTGTCATCACAAAGCCAGATGTCTACAAGAGCCCTGCATCAGATACCTATATTGTTTTCGGTGAAGCCAAG ATTGAAGATTTATCTCAGCAAGCTCAACTGGCTGCTGCAGAGAAATTCAAGGTACAGGGAGAATCTGTTGCCAATATCCAAGAAAACACACAGACTCCAACTGTACAGGAAGAGAGTGAAGATGAGGAG GTTGATGAGACTGGTGTGGAGGTCAAGGACATAGAATTAGTCATGTCCCAAGCCAATGTGTCTAGGGCTAAGGCTGTCCGCGCATTGAAAAATAACAACAACGATATTGTAAATGCTATTATG GAATTGACAATGTAA
- the naca gene encoding nascent polypeptide-associated complex subunit alpha isoform X13 has protein sequence MPGEATETVPATEQEMQQPQAETGSGTESDSDESVPELEEQDTAQSATQQAQLAAAAEIDEEPVSKAKQSRSEKKARKAMSKLGLRQVTGVTRVTIRKSKNILFVITKPDVYKSPASDTYIVFGEAKIEDLSQQAQLAAAEKFKVQGESVANIQENTQTPTVQEESEDEEVDETGVEVKDIELVMSQANVSRAKAVRALKNNNNDIVNAIMELTM, from the exons ATGCCTGGTGAAGCTACAGAAACTGTTCCTGCCACAGAGCAAGAAATGCAACAGCCTCAAGCTGAAACAG GGTCTGGGACAGAATCGGACAGCGATGAGTCGGTACCAGAACTGGAGGAACAGGATACAGCGCAGTCAGCGACACAGCAAGCTCAG CTTGCAGCTGCAGCTGAAATAGATGAAGAACCAGTCAGCAAAGCAAAACAGAGCAGAAGTGAAAAGAAGGCACGGAAA GCGATGTCAAAACTAGGTCTTCGTCAGGTTACTGGGGTAACCAGAGTCACGATAAGGAAATCTAAAAACATCTTGTTTGTCATCACAAAGCCAGATGTCTACAAGAGCCCTGCATCAGATACCTATATTGTTTTCGGTGAAGCCAAG ATTGAAGATTTATCTCAGCAAGCTCAACTGGCTGCTGCAGAGAAATTCAAGGTACAGGGAGAATCTGTTGCCAATATCCAAGAAAACACACAGACTCCAACTGTACAGGAAGAGAGTGAAGATGAGGAG GTTGATGAGACTGGTGTGGAGGTCAAGGACATAGAATTAGTCATGTCCCAAGCCAATGTGTCTAGGGCTAAGGCTGTCCGCGCATTGAAAAATAACAACAACGATATTGTAAATGCTATTATG GAATTGACAATGTAA
- the naca gene encoding nascent polypeptide-associated complex subunit alpha isoform X5 codes for MPGEATETVPATEQEMQQPQAETAEEHSDVSPSPASGGESTAPSELTPATDSTESAVTEVASEVSQTETTTENAVSQAVQELSAGAGAPASEAPAVPDAVQAPASPVSPEKSVQTAESNAPVTDFPSSFTLPSASDQLTAPSPESSSAAQIDDDEMPPLISAIDETPVREAPAPCVIEKAIPKTASTGKEPVAKQNDQGSGTESDSDESVPELEEQDTAQSATQQAQLAAAAEIDEEPVSKAKQSRSEKKARKAMSKLGLRQVTGVTRVTIRKSKNILFVITKPDVYKSPASDTYIVFGEAKIEDLSQQAQLAAAEKFKVQGESVANIQENTQTPTVQEESEDEEVDETGVEVKDIELVMSQANVSRAKAVRALKNNNNDIVNAIMELTM; via the exons ATGCCTGGTGAAGCTACAGAAACTGTTCCTGCCACAGAGCAAGAAATGCAACAGCCTCAAGCTGAAACAG CAGAAGAACACAGTGATGTCAGCCCTTCTCCTGCCTCTGGGGGAGAAAGCACTGCTCCGAGCGAACTGACTCCAGCTACTGACTCAACAGAATCGGCTGTTACTGAGGTGGCAAGTGAAGTTTCCCAGACTGAGACCACCACTGAGAATGCAGTGTCTCAGGCTGTTCAGGAGCTTTCAG CTGGGGCTGGTGCGCCTGCCTCAGAAGCTCCTGCTGTGCCTGATGCAGTCCAAGCACCTGCATCCCCCGTTTCTCCTGAGAAGTCTGTTCAAACTGCAG AATCTAACGCACCTGTCACTGACTTTCCATCATCTTTCACTCTTCCGTCTGCCTCTGATCAACTCACTGCCCCATCCCCTGAATCATCTTCAGCTGCCCAAATTGATGATGATGAGATGCCACCATTGATTTCTGCTATCGACGAGACTCCCGTCCGCGAAGCTCCTGCCCCATGTGTTATTGAGAAGGCAATTCCCAAGACTGCTTCAACTGGAAAGGAGCCTGTGGCGAAGCAGAATGATCAGG GGTCTGGGACAGAATCGGACAGCGATGAGTCGGTACCAGAACTGGAGGAACAGGATACAGCGCAGTCAGCGACACAGCAAGCTCAG CTTGCAGCTGCAGCTGAAATAGATGAAGAACCAGTCAGCAAAGCAAAACAGAGCAGAAGTGAAAAGAAGGCACGGAAA GCGATGTCAAAACTAGGTCTTCGTCAGGTTACTGGGGTAACCAGAGTCACGATAAGGAAATCTAAAAACATCTTGTTTGTCATCACAAAGCCAGATGTCTACAAGAGCCCTGCATCAGATACCTATATTGTTTTCGGTGAAGCCAAG ATTGAAGATTTATCTCAGCAAGCTCAACTGGCTGCTGCAGAGAAATTCAAGGTACAGGGAGAATCTGTTGCCAATATCCAAGAAAACACACAGACTCCAACTGTACAGGAAGAGAGTGAAGATGAGGAG GTTGATGAGACTGGTGTGGAGGTCAAGGACATAGAATTAGTCATGTCCCAAGCCAATGTGTCTAGGGCTAAGGCTGTCCGCGCATTGAAAAATAACAACAACGATATTGTAAATGCTATTATG GAATTGACAATGTAA
- the naca gene encoding nascent polypeptide-associated complex subunit alpha isoform X2, whose product MELSAATDLHGPGLQLPSPQTTIDDCSSSLLSASVLSLVQPPLELSLSSIPLVSTEVPLPTAGPDSDQPPLSAHCTDAADRLPPSDLVATSVMHLSADPVAATVNQLTLPIGSTASCGLTLSDSTAVPLNTGVGSDLRLAAPDQIVNDIPLTACTATSGTLADAVDGPTIDQLPLPTDPPATPHLTDLEATGTLSLKDTNVAPDGLLYCDHIATVAIDLVCSLASLPISSTNGEQSLVDTVAIEEGLSSPASTPRATLPLPVDGPPSCDPVVPLSTNSIAVPMNHQLPFTAYPAFVNPTDGILLSADSVTTNFGLSPCDSVIATTAPQLPSNIDPPVPSGMGIKVLADEVAKTDASAPQSNNAIVTPNGLPLPDGVPVAIMPLPTDEANVTGQSPLPTNAADTTDRVPSPTDAADTDQAPLPAETVPLPAEAADTTDHVPLPAETNQVPLPTEAADAIDHVHLPAEADQEPLPAEEADTTDHVPLPAEADQEPLPAEEADTTDQAPLSAETDREPLPADTDQEVLPIKAADTTDQAPLSAETDREPLPADATDQESLPIEVADTTDQAPLSAETDREPLPADTTDQEPLPIEVADTTDQVPLPSASTDQVPLPAATAGQAPLPAKTVPLPTEAAKSTDWEPLPTEAADTADQAPLSAETDREPLPADTADQAPLSAETDREPLPADTADQAPLSVEPLPIEVADTTDQAPLSAETDREPLPADTTDQEPLPIEVADTTDQVPLPSASTDQVPLPAKVADTTDQVPLPAATAGQAPLPAATAGQAPLPAKTVPLPTEAAKSTDWEPLPTEAAATTDQAPLSAETDREPLPANTTDQEPLPIEVADTTDQAPLSAETDWEPLPADTTDQEPLPAEAANTTDQAPLSAETDREPLPADTTDQAPLSAETDREPLPADTTDQEPLPIEVADTTDQAPLSAETDREPLPADTTDQEPLPIEVADTTDQAPLSAETDREPLPADTTDQEPLPIEVADTTDQAPLSAETDREPLPADTTDQEPLPIEVADTTDQVPLPSASTDQVPLPAATAGQAPLPAKTVPLPTEAADAADQAPLFAETADLEPLPVEAADTTDREPLSAETADREPLPAEAADTTDREPLSAETADREPLPAEAADTTDREPLTAETADRGPLPAETVDREPLPIKAADTTDQVPLPAEMANSAGQVPLPVHTDSSGGLYSIDSIVEPGDVRSLDSAATELQLTFSAIAMDKKSSSDLVTNGLPLSTPNNVILPLPIDMVAPAGLSLAETVAGVKGTEPLSTVASSAIDLLSADTTPIALIETTDLPLSVKPLDITMDKLSADPLVAPLATEVQVAVPMCTTEPSSAINATDEPHLSTPPVHLDMPSDKSPMPAFDKTLTVVPPVQQLQSPDVSVSELHPLVIELTSSDQVAPCTDLLLSLDPAVNAQLQPPLHAATGLPPSQPVTDYSPHESPSSTELSLSPESNAPVTDFPSSFTLPSASDQLTAPSPESSSAAQIDDDEMPPLISAIDETPVREAPAPCVIEKAIPKTASTGKEPVAKQNDQGSGTESDSDESVPELEEQDTAQSATQQAQLAAAAEIDEEPVSKAKQSRSEKKARKAMSKLGLRQVTGVTRVTIRKSKNILFVITKPDVYKSPASDTYIVFGEAKIEDLSQQAQLAAAEKFKVQGESVANIQENTQTPTVQEESEDEEVDETGVEVKDIELVMSQANVSRAKAVRALKNNNNDIVNAIMELTM is encoded by the exons ATGGAGCTTTCGGCTGCTACTGATTTGCATGGCCCTGGTCTTCAGCTTCCATCCCCCCAAACCACCATCGACGATTGTTCGTCATCCCTGTTATCTGCTTCTGTGCTATCTCTTGTCCAACCCCCTTtagagctctctctctcttctatcCCTCTTGTTTCTACTGAGGTACCTTTACCTACTGCTGGTCCTGACTCTGATCAGCCACCATTATCTGCTCACTGTACTGATGCTGCTGACAGACTGCCACCTTCTGACCTGGTTGCTACTTCTGTTATGCATTTGTCTGCTGACCCAGTTGCTGCCACTGTCAATCAGTTGACTTTGCCCATTGGCTCAACTGCCTCATGTGGGTTGACACTGTCTGATAGTACTGCTGTCCCATTGAATACTGGAGTAGGCTCTGACTTGAGGCTGGCTGCGCCTGACCAGATTGTCAATGATATTCCCCTGACTGCCTGCACTGCCACTAGTGGAACATTAGCTGATGCGGTTGATGGCCCCACCATTGATCAGCTGCCCTTGCCAACTGACCCTCCAGCAACTCCGCATTTGACTGATCTGGAAGCAACTGGTACTTTGTCTCTGAAGGATACTAATGTTGCTCCTGATGGTCTACTTTACTGTGATCATATTGCTACAGTTGCCATTGATCTAGTATGTTCTCTCGCTAGTCTTCCCATTTCCTCCACAAATGGTGAACAGTCTTTGGTTGATACAGTTGCCATTGAAGAAGGACTGTCTTCACCTGCCAGCACTCCGAGAGCTACCTTGCCATTGCCTGTTGATGGTCCACCTTCATGTGACCCTGTTGTGCCTTTGTCTACTAACTCAATTGCTGTGCCTATGAATCATCAGCTGCCTTTTACTGCTTACCCTGCTTTTGTTAATCCTACTGATGGAATACTTTTGTCTGCTGACTCTGTTACTACCAACTTTGGACTGTCTCCATGTGACAGTGTTATTGCCACCACTGCCCCTCAATTGCCCTCAAACATTGATCCTCCAGTTCCCTCTGGCATGGGCATCAAGGTTTTGGCGGATGAAGTTGCTAAGACTGATGCCAGTGCACCGCAATCCAATAATGCTATTGTTACTCCAAATGGGCTACCTTTACCTGACGGCGTTCCTGTTGCCATAATGCCATTGCCTACTGATGAAGCTAATGTTACTGGTCAGTCGCCATTGCCCACTAATGCTGCCGATACTACTGATCGGGTCCCCTCGCCCACCGATGCTGCCGACACTGATCAGGCACCATTGCCTGCTGAAACGGTGCCCTTGCCTGCTGAAGCAGCCGACACTACTGATCATGTGCCATTGCCTGCTGAAACTAATCAGGTGCCCTTGCCCACTGAAGCGGCCGACGCTATTGATCATGTGCACTTGCCCGCTGAAGCTGATCAGGAGCCCTTGCCTGCTGAAGAGGCCGACACTACTGATCATGTGCCCTTGCCCGCTGAAGCTGATCAGGAGCCCTTGCCTGCTGAAGAGGCCGACACTACTGATCAGGCGCCATTGTCTGCTGAAACTGATCGGGAGCCCTTACCTGCCGACACCGATCAGGAGGTCTTGCCCATTAAAGCGGCCGACACTACTGATCAGGCGCCATTGTCTGCTGAAACTGATCGGGAGCCCTTACCTGCCGACGCTACTGATCAGGAGTCCTTGCCCATTGAAGTGGCCGACACTACTGATCAGGCGCCATTGTCTGCTGAAACTGATCGGGAGCCCTTACCTGCCGACACTACTGATCAGGAGCCCTTGCCCATCGAAGTGGCTGACACTACTGATCAGGTGCCATTGCCCTCTGCCAGCACTGATCAG GTGCCATTGCCTGCTGCAACGGCTGGTCAGGCACCATTGCCTGCCAAAACTGTGCCCTTGCCCACCGAAGCGGCCAAATCTACTGATTGGGAGCCCTTGCCCACCGAAGCGGCCGACACAGCTGATCAGGCGCCATTGTCTGCTGAAACTGATCGGGAGCCCTTACCTGCCGACACAGCTGATCAGGCGCCATTGTCTGCTGAAACTGATCGGGAGCCCTTACCTGCCGACACAGCTGATCAGGCGCCATTGTCTGTGGAGCCCTTGCCCATCGAAGTGGCCGACACTACTGATCAGGCGCCATTGTCTGCTGAAACTGATCGGGAGCCCTTGCCTGCCGACACTACTGATCAGGAGCCCTTGCCCATCGAAGTGGCTGACACTACTGATCAGGTGCCATTGCCCTCTGCCAGCACTGATCAGGTGCCCTTGCCCGCTAAAGTGGCCGACACTACTGATCAGGTGCCATTGCCTGCTGCAACGGCTGGTCAGGCACCATTGCCTGCTGCAACGGCTGGTCAGGCACCATTGCCTGCCAAAACTGTGCCCTTGCCCACCGAAGCGGCCAAATCTACCGATTGGGAGCCCTTGCCCACCGAAGCGGCCGCCACTACTGATCAGGCGCCATTGTCTGCTGAAACTGATCGGGAGCCCTTACCTGCCAACACTACTGATCAGGAGCCCTTGCCCATCGAAGTGGCCGACACGACTGATCAGGCGCCATTGTCTGCTGAAACTGATTGGGAGCCCTTACCTGCCGACACTACTGATCAGGAGCCCTTGCCCGCCGAAGCGGCCAACACTACTGATCAGGCGCCATTGTCTGCTGAAACTGATCGGGAGCCCTTACCTGCCGACACTACTGATCAGGCGCCATTGTCTGCTGAAACTGATCGGGAGCCCTTACCTGCCGACACTACTGATCAGGAGCCCTTGCCCATCGAAGTGGCCGACACGACTGATCAGGCGCCATTGTCTGCTGAAACTGATCGGGAGCCCTTACCTGCCGACACTACTGATCAGGAGCCCTTGCCCATCGAAGTGGCCGACACTACTGATCAGGCGCCATTGTCTGCTGAAACTGATCGGGAGCCCTTACCTGCCGACACTACTGATCAGGAGCCCTTGCCCATCGAAGTGGCCGACACTACTGATCAGGCGCCATTGTCTGCTGAAACTGATCGGGAGCCCTTACCTGCCGACACTACTGATCAGGAGCCCTTGCCCATCGAAGTGGCCGACACTACTGATCAGGTGCCATTGCCGTCTGCCAGCACTGATCAGGTGCCATTGCCTGCTGCAACGGCTGGTCAGGCACCATTGCCTGCCAAAACTGTGCCCTTGCCCACCGAAGCGGCCGACGCAGCTGATCAGGCGCCATTGTTCGCTGAAACTGCTGATCTGGAGCCCTTGCCCGTCGAAGCGGCCGACACTACTGATCGGGAACCCTTGTCCGCTGAAACTGCTGATCGGGAGCCCTTGCCTGCCGAAGCGGCCGACACTACTGATCGGGAACCCTTGTCCGCTGAAACTGCTGATCGGGAGCCCTTGCCTGCCGAAGCGGCCGACACTACTGATCGGGAGCCCTTAACCGCTGAAACTGCTGATCGGGGGCCATTGCCCGCTGAAACTGTTGATCGGGAGCCTTTGCCCATCAAAGCGGCCGACACTACTGATCAGGTGCCACTGCCTGCTGAAATGGCCAACTCTGCTGGTCAGGTGCCCTTGCCTGTTCACACTGATTCATCTGGTGGTCTATATTCAATTGACTCTATTGTGGAACCTGGTGATGTACGTTCACTTGATTCTGCTGCCACTGAACTTCAGCTGACTTTCTCCGCTATCGCCATGGACAAGAAGTCTTCATCTGATCTTGTGACTAATGGTCTGCCCTTATCTACCCCTAACAATGTCATCCTGCCTTTGCCTATTGATATGGTTGCTCCTGCTGGACTATCTTTAGCTGAAACTGTGGCTGGTGTCAAAGGTACTGAACCGTTGTCCACCGTTGCTTCCAGTGCTATTGACCTGCTTTCAGCAGATACTACTCCAATTGCCCTCATTGAAACCACTGACCTGCCATTGTCAGTTAAACCCCTGGACATTACAATGGATAAATTGTCAGCTGACCCTCTGGTTGCTCCTCTGGCAACTGAGGTACAAGTTGCAGTACCCATGTGTACTACTGAGCCATCTTCCGCCATCAATGCAACTGATGAACCACATTTGTCCACTCCCCCTGTGCATCTTGACATGCCCAGTGATAAGTCACCTATGCCTGCATTTGACAAGACACTGACTGTAGTCCCACCTGTTCAACAGCTTCAATCTCCTGATGTGTCTGTTTCAGAGCTACACCCTCTTGTCATTGAGTTAACCTCATCTGACCAAGTTGCTCCGTGTACTGACTTGCTTCTGTCTCTTGACCCTGCTGTTAATGCACAGCTTCAACCTCCCCTGCATGCTGCCACTGGGCTGCCTCCCTCTCAGCCTGTTACTGATTATTCGCCTCATGAATCCCCTTCATCCACTGAACTTTCTTTATCGCCAGAATCTAACGCACCTGTCACTGACTTTCCATCATCTTTCACTCTTCCGTCTGCCTCTGATCAACTCACTGCCCCATCCCCTGAATCATCTTCAGCTGCCCAAATTGATGATGATGAGATGCCACCATTGATTTCTGCTATCGACGAGACTCCCGTCCGCGAAGCTCCTGCCCCATGTGTTATTGAGAAGGCAATTCCCAAGACTGCTTCAACTGGAAAGGAGCCTGTGGCGAAGCAGAATGATCAGG GGTCTGGGACAGAATCGGACAGCGATGAGTCGGTACCAGAACTGGAGGAACAGGATACAGCGCAGTCAGCGACACAGCAAGCTCAG CTTGCAGCTGCAGCTGAAATAGATGAAGAACCAGTCAGCAAAGCAAAACAGAGCAGAAGTGAAAAGAAGGCACGGAAA GCGATGTCAAAACTAGGTCTTCGTCAGGTTACTGGGGTAACCAGAGTCACGATAAGGAAATCTAAAAACATCTTGTTTGTCATCACAAAGCCAGATGTCTACAAGAGCCCTGCATCAGATACCTATATTGTTTTCGGTGAAGCCAAG ATTGAAGATTTATCTCAGCAAGCTCAACTGGCTGCTGCAGAGAAATTCAAGGTACAGGGAGAATCTGTTGCCAATATCCAAGAAAACACACAGACTCCAACTGTACAGGAAGAGAGTGAAGATGAGGAG GTTGATGAGACTGGTGTGGAGGTCAAGGACATAGAATTAGTCATGTCCCAAGCCAATGTGTCTAGGGCTAAGGCTGTCCGCGCATTGAAAAATAACAACAACGATATTGTAAATGCTATTATG GAATTGACAATGTAA
- the naca gene encoding nascent polypeptide-associated complex subunit alpha isoform X3 has protein sequence MPGEATETVPATEQEMQQPQAETAEEHSDVSPSPASGGESTAPSELTPATDSTESAVTEVASEVSQTETTTENAVSQAVQELSAGAGAPASEAPAVPDAVQAPASPVSPEKSVQTAATIETCSEHESVSSAKSNAPVTDFPSSFTLPSASDQLTAPSPESSSAAQIDDDEMPPLISAIDETPVREAPAPCVIEKAIPKTASTGKEPVAKQNDQGSGTESDSDESVPELEEQDTAQSATQQAQLAAAAEIDEEPVSKAKQSRSEKKARKAMSKLGLRQVTGVTRVTIRKSKNILFVITKPDVYKSPASDTYIVFGEAKIEDLSQQAQLAAAEKFKVQGESVANIQENTQTPTVQEESEDEEVDETGVEVKDIELVMSQANVSRAKAVRALKNNNNDIVNAIMELTM, from the exons ATGCCTGGTGAAGCTACAGAAACTGTTCCTGCCACAGAGCAAGAAATGCAACAGCCTCAAGCTGAAACAG CAGAAGAACACAGTGATGTCAGCCCTTCTCCTGCCTCTGGGGGAGAAAGCACTGCTCCGAGCGAACTGACTCCAGCTACTGACTCAACAGAATCGGCTGTTACTGAGGTGGCAAGTGAAGTTTCCCAGACTGAGACCACCACTGAGAATGCAGTGTCTCAGGCTGTTCAGGAGCTTTCAG CTGGGGCTGGTGCGCCTGCCTCAGAAGCTCCTGCTGTGCCTGATGCAGTCCAAGCACCTGCATCCCCCGTTTCTCCTGAGAAGTCTGTTCAAACTGCAG CTACTATTGAAACCTGTTCTGAGCATGAATCAGTTTCTTCAGCCA AATCTAACGCACCTGTCACTGACTTTCCATCATCTTTCACTCTTCCGTCTGCCTCTGATCAACTCACTGCCCCATCCCCTGAATCATCTTCAGCTGCCCAAATTGATGATGATGAGATGCCACCATTGATTTCTGCTATCGACGAGACTCCCGTCCGCGAAGCTCCTGCCCCATGTGTTATTGAGAAGGCAATTCCCAAGACTGCTTCAACTGGAAAGGAGCCTGTGGCGAAGCAGAATGATCAGG GGTCTGGGACAGAATCGGACAGCGATGAGTCGGTACCAGAACTGGAGGAACAGGATACAGCGCAGTCAGCGACACAGCAAGCTCAG CTTGCAGCTGCAGCTGAAATAGATGAAGAACCAGTCAGCAAAGCAAAACAGAGCAGAAGTGAAAAGAAGGCACGGAAA GCGATGTCAAAACTAGGTCTTCGTCAGGTTACTGGGGTAACCAGAGTCACGATAAGGAAATCTAAAAACATCTTGTTTGTCATCACAAAGCCAGATGTCTACAAGAGCCCTGCATCAGATACCTATATTGTTTTCGGTGAAGCCAAG ATTGAAGATTTATCTCAGCAAGCTCAACTGGCTGCTGCAGAGAAATTCAAGGTACAGGGAGAATCTGTTGCCAATATCCAAGAAAACACACAGACTCCAACTGTACAGGAAGAGAGTGAAGATGAGGAG GTTGATGAGACTGGTGTGGAGGTCAAGGACATAGAATTAGTCATGTCCCAAGCCAATGTGTCTAGGGCTAAGGCTGTCCGCGCATTGAAAAATAACAACAACGATATTGTAAATGCTATTATG GAATTGACAATGTAA
- the naca gene encoding nascent polypeptide-associated complex subunit alpha isoform X12: MPGEATETVPATEQEMQQPQAETAGAGAPASEAPAVPDAVQAPASPVSPEKSVQTAGSGTESDSDESVPELEEQDTAQSATQQAQLAAAAEIDEEPVSKAKQSRSEKKARKAMSKLGLRQVTGVTRVTIRKSKNILFVITKPDVYKSPASDTYIVFGEAKIEDLSQQAQLAAAEKFKVQGESVANIQENTQTPTVQEESEDEEVDETGVEVKDIELVMSQANVSRAKAVRALKNNNNDIVNAIMELTM; this comes from the exons ATGCCTGGTGAAGCTACAGAAACTGTTCCTGCCACAGAGCAAGAAATGCAACAGCCTCAAGCTGAAACAG CTGGGGCTGGTGCGCCTGCCTCAGAAGCTCCTGCTGTGCCTGATGCAGTCCAAGCACCTGCATCCCCCGTTTCTCCTGAGAAGTCTGTTCAAACTGCAG GGTCTGGGACAGAATCGGACAGCGATGAGTCGGTACCAGAACTGGAGGAACAGGATACAGCGCAGTCAGCGACACAGCAAGCTCAG CTTGCAGCTGCAGCTGAAATAGATGAAGAACCAGTCAGCAAAGCAAAACAGAGCAGAAGTGAAAAGAAGGCACGGAAA GCGATGTCAAAACTAGGTCTTCGTCAGGTTACTGGGGTAACCAGAGTCACGATAAGGAAATCTAAAAACATCTTGTTTGTCATCACAAAGCCAGATGTCTACAAGAGCCCTGCATCAGATACCTATATTGTTTTCGGTGAAGCCAAG ATTGAAGATTTATCTCAGCAAGCTCAACTGGCTGCTGCAGAGAAATTCAAGGTACAGGGAGAATCTGTTGCCAATATCCAAGAAAACACACAGACTCCAACTGTACAGGAAGAGAGTGAAGATGAGGAG GTTGATGAGACTGGTGTGGAGGTCAAGGACATAGAATTAGTCATGTCCCAAGCCAATGTGTCTAGGGCTAAGGCTGTCCGCGCATTGAAAAATAACAACAACGATATTGTAAATGCTATTATG GAATTGACAATGTAA